From a single Lates calcarifer isolate ASB-BC8 linkage group LG12, TLL_Latcal_v3, whole genome shotgun sequence genomic region:
- the il19l gene encoding interleukin 19 like, with translation MKMLLGCSLCLLLLLSCLSKPAESRTVHLDSCSVKVHTHELRKYYSTIRSDVVAGDSEIGVKLLDRSLIKGVQEGQTCCFMHLVLRFYVERVFNNYASTEPQQQRSSSALANAFVSIRRDIHKCHCQCGEETQRKIDSLHAEFIKLQISQAAQKAMGELDTVLEWLEGLEKEN, from the exons ATGAAGATGCTGCTCGgctgctctctctgcctgctcctcctgctcagcTGTCTGAGCAAACCTGCCGAGAGCCGAACTGTGCATCTGGACAGCTGCTCCGTCAAAGTTCACACACACGAGCTGCGCAAATATTACTCTACCATACGATCGGATGTG GTAGCAGGAGACAGTGAGATTGGAGTAAAACTTTTGGACAGATCACTGATAAAGGGTGTTCAG GAGGGACAGACGTGCTGCTTCATGCATCTTGTGCTGCGTTTCTATGTTGAGAGGGTGTTCAACAACTATGCCTCTACAGAGCCTCAGCAGCAGCGCAGCTCCAGCGCTCTGGCCAATGCTTTTGTCAGCATCAGAAGAGACATACATAAATGT CACTGCCAATGTGGAGAGGAAACCCAGAGGAAAATTGACTCCCTCCATGCTGAGTTTATCAAG CTTCAAATCAGCCAGGCAGCACAGAAGGCCATGGGAGAGCTGGACACTGTGCTGGAGTGGTTGGAGGGACTGGAGAAAGAGAATTAA
- the prelp gene encoding prolargin, protein MKAGAGLFSALALFLLMGAVYTQRTRPRKPTRRPGTTTRKPSVPKPAVPAQPEPQEPTDFPPPILGPPSIYPDCPRECFCSPSYPNSLNCENRNIRVIPVIPSRTHYLYLQNNYISEVTAEPFVNATEVRWVNLANNRIHRIDKQVFQKIPALLYLYVHRNQLKEVPPGLPASLEQLRLSRNRISKIPSGAFSKMGNLTLLDLYHNQLSDSDLGKNTFRDLKSLMQLNLAHNILKKMPDGVPSGLIQLFLDRNRIDDIPKDYFKGFTHLAFVRLNYNQLSDKGVPKNVFNVSTLLDLQLAHNQLASVPLFNGHLEHLHLNHNSIESINGTLLCPYSLQADMSDLSVVPRLRYLRLDGNHLSPPIPLDIIMCFRHLHSIVI, encoded by the exons ATGAAGGCCGGCGCGGGACTCTTCTCTGCATTGGCTCTGTTCCTCCTGATGGGGGCAGTGTACACCCAGAGAACTCGGCCAAGGAAGCCCACCAGGCGCCCAGGCACCACCACCAGGAAGCCTTCTGTCCCAAAGCCTGCTGTACCAGCACAGCCAGAACCCCAGGAGCCCACTGACTTCCCCCCGCCCATCCTGGGCCCGCCCTCCATCTATCCTGACTGCCCCCGAGAGTGCTTTTGCTCCCCAAGCTACCCGAATTCTCTCAACTGTGAGAACCGGAACATCCGTGTGATCCCTGTCATCCCATCCAGAACCCACTACTTGTACCTGCAGAACAACTACATCTCAGAGGTGACAGCAGAGCCTTTCGTCAACGCCACTGAGGTCCGCTGGGTCAACTTGGCAAACAACCGCATCCATCGAATAGATAAACAG GTATTTCAGAAGATTCCAGCACTGCTGTATCTCTACGTGCACCGTAACCAGCTAAAAGAGGTCCCTCCAGGCCTCCCAGCAAGCCTAGAGCAGCTCCGCCTCAGTAGGAATCGTATTTCCAAAATCCCTTCTGGTGCCTTCAGCAAGATGGGGAACCTGACTCTGCTTGACCTGTACCACAACCAG CTGAGTGACAGTGACTTGGGTAAGAACACATTCAGGGACCTGAAAAGCCTCATGCAGCTCAATCTGGCTCACAACATCCTGAAGAAGATGCCTGATGGCGTACCCAGTGGCCTCATTCAACTTTTCCTGGACAGGAACCGTATAGATGACATCCCAAA AGACTACTTCAAAGGCTTCACTCACCTGGCATTTGTGAGGCTGAACTACAACCAGCTGAGCGATAAAGGAGTTCCCAAAAATGTGTTCAACGTTTCCACCCTGCTGGACTTGCAGCTGGCCCACAACCAGCTCGCCTCTGTTCCTCTCTTCAATGGTCACCTGGAGCACCTGCATCTCAACCACAACAGCATCGAGA GCATCAATGGTACCCTGCTCTGCCCTTACAGCCTGCAGGCCGACATGAGTGATCTCAGCGTGGTGCCCAGACTAAG GTACCTGCGTTTGGATGGAAATCACCTCAGCCCCCCCATCCCTCTGGATATCATCATGTGCTTCAGGCATCTCCACTCTATTGTCATTTAG